A part of Thermotoga petrophila RKU-1 genomic DNA contains:
- a CDS encoding nitroreductase family protein, whose product MRVRHFELLTDEGKTFTHVDLYGKYTILFFFPKAGTSGCTREAVEFSKENFEKAQVVGISRDSVEALKRFKEKNDLKVTLLSDPEGILHEFFNVLENGKTVRSTFLIDRWGFVRKEWRRVKVEGHVQEVKEALDRLIEEDLSLNKHIEWRRARRALKKDRVPREELELLIKAAHLAPSCMNNQPWRFVVVDEEELLKKIHEALPGGNYWMKNAPALIAVHSKKDFDCALPDNRDYFLFDTGLAVGNILVQATQMGLVAHPVAGYDPVKVKEILKIPEDHVLITLIAVGYLGDESELSEKHRELERSERVRKELSEIVRWNL is encoded by the coding sequence ATGAGGGTGAGGCACTTTGAACTCCTCACAGACGAAGGGAAAACTTTTACTCACGTTGATCTTTACGGAAAGTACACCATCCTCTTCTTTTTCCCTAAGGCAGGAACGAGCGGCTGCACGAGAGAAGCCGTCGAATTCTCCAAGGAAAACTTCGAGAAGGCCCAGGTAGTGGGGATCTCCAGAGACAGTGTTGAAGCATTGAAGAGATTCAAAGAAAAGAACGATCTCAAAGTGACTCTCCTTTCAGATCCAGAAGGAATTCTCCATGAGTTTTTCAACGTTTTGGAAAACGGAAAAACAGTTCGATCCACCTTCTTGATAGACAGATGGGGCTTTGTGAGGAAAGAATGGAGAAGAGTGAAGGTCGAAGGACATGTTCAGGAAGTGAAAGAAGCTTTAGATCGACTGATAGAAGAAGACCTTTCACTGAACAAACACATAGAGTGGAGAAGGGCAAGGAGAGCGTTGAAAAAAGACAGAGTACCGAGAGAGGAGTTAGAACTTCTCATAAAAGCAGCTCATCTTGCTCCTTCGTGCATGAACAACCAGCCGTGGAGGTTCGTGGTAGTGGATGAAGAGGAACTCCTCAAAAAGATACACGAAGCACTTCCCGGTGGAAACTACTGGATGAAGAACGCACCCGCTTTGATAGCGGTTCATTCGAAAAAAGACTTCGATTGTGCACTTCCAGATAACAGAGATTACTTCCTGTTCGACACTGGGCTTGCCGTGGGAAACATTCTTGTTCAAGCAACACAAATGGGCCTTGTGGCTCATCCCGTTGCAGGCTACGATCCTGTGAAGGTCAAAGAGATCCTGAAAATCCCTGAAGATCACGTGCTGATAACCTTGATCGCTGTAGGATACCTGGGAGACGAAAGTGAGCTTTCCGAGAAACACAGGGAGCTGGAACGCTCAGAAAGGGTGAGAAAAGAGCTCTCCGAGATCGTCAGGTGGAACCTTTAG
- a CDS encoding ABC transporter permease, whose product MSEFLALFSAMWKESWRDKISTFFSIAFPVMFLLIFGFLFGGSGNSVKTAVVTVDYDLSDFGDVYTSLEELKGYYHEVAVVEKERIIFIRNTTDEYYQSLLDSWEISLKNKVTRLLNGLNPVIMVKKEVLKAARELTPFDYTLTGVIAVSLLSIGLFGTVDVFSRYRERGFLKRLKATPVGNFSFVFGLISARMFYGILSTALIMLLGTLIFKASYELNV is encoded by the coding sequence TTGAGTGAGTTTTTGGCTCTGTTCTCTGCTATGTGGAAAGAATCGTGGAGGGATAAAATTTCCACTTTTTTCAGCATTGCTTTTCCCGTCATGTTTCTTCTGATTTTTGGTTTTCTTTTTGGCGGTTCCGGCAATTCTGTGAAAACAGCAGTTGTGACCGTCGATTACGATCTTTCGGATTTTGGAGATGTTTACACCTCGCTCGAGGAGTTGAAGGGCTACTACCACGAAGTGGCGGTGGTGGAGAAAGAAAGAATCATCTTTATAAGAAACACAACGGACGAATACTATCAATCGCTTCTCGACTCCTGGGAGATCTCCCTCAAAAACAAGGTCACAAGGCTCCTCAACGGTCTGAATCCCGTCATCATGGTGAAAAAAGAAGTTCTGAAAGCCGCAAGAGAGCTCACACCTTTCGATTACACCCTCACGGGTGTGATCGCCGTATCTCTACTCTCGATCGGGCTCTTTGGAACCGTGGACGTGTTCTCCCGCTATCGTGAAAGAGGCTTTTTGAAGAGGCTCAAAGCAACTCCCGTTGGAAACTTTTCCTTTGTCTTTGGTCTCATCTCAGCGAGGATGTTCTACGGAATTTTGAGCACCGCTCTCATAATGCTGCTGGGAACTTTGATCTTTAAAGCAAGCTACGAACTGAACGTGTGA
- a CDS encoding carboxymuconolactone decarboxylase family protein, which produces MAAKEKLEQIQKQLQEIIGKAPEIGKFAEYVHAAESTKALDTKTKELISLGIAVAVRCEPCIVWHTGAAVKAGATEEEILDTIKVAVCMGGGPALMYGLKAYEIALEFLGK; this is translated from the coding sequence ATGGCAGCGAAAGAAAAGCTGGAACAGATTCAGAAGCAGCTTCAGGAGATCATCGGAAAGGCACCTGAGATCGGAAAGTTCGCAGAATACGTTCACGCAGCTGAAAGCACAAAAGCACTCGACACAAAAACGAAGGAACTCATATCTCTTGGAATAGCTGTGGCAGTGAGATGTGAACCGTGTATCGTCTGGCATACGGGAGCCGCAGTGAAAGCGGGAGCGACAGAAGAAGAGATCCTCGACACAATCAAAGTGGCAGTCTGTATGGGCGGTGGTCCTGCACTCATGTATGGTTTGAAGGCATACGAAATCGCCCTCGAATTCCTCGGAAAATGA
- the nrdG gene encoding anaerobic ribonucleoside-triphosphate reductase activating protein translates to MNRIGTFRDHPDLYGVSVYFQGCDAKPKCYMCHNPETWHLSEEYKRPAEVVTKIIDEKLSSLLRYFPKAALVFLGGEPLAPYNREETLSLSKMFKEKYGERLTVVLFTWRLPKDIVKENLLKYVQYVDEFVMGRYLHAYRQDGFPASKNQIHIDRRTFERMIEAVLRREHHEGSVFVRKRI, encoded by the coding sequence GTGAACCGAATAGGAACTTTCCGGGATCATCCAGATCTCTATGGGGTGTCGGTTTACTTCCAGGGGTGCGATGCGAAACCAAAATGCTACATGTGCCACAATCCAGAAACATGGCATCTTTCAGAAGAATACAAAAGACCCGCAGAGGTTGTGACAAAGATCATCGATGAAAAACTCTCGAGTCTTTTGAGGTACTTCCCAAAAGCCGCCCTCGTCTTTCTCGGGGGAGAACCCCTCGCACCGTACAACAGAGAAGAGACGCTTTCTCTTTCGAAGATGTTCAAGGAAAAGTACGGAGAACGCTTGACGGTAGTGCTGTTCACCTGGAGGCTTCCGAAGGACATCGTAAAAGAGAACCTTCTCAAGTACGTTCAATACGTGGATGAGTTTGTCATGGGAAGGTACCTCCACGCTTATCGTCAAGATGGATTTCCAGCTTCTAAAAACCAGATTCATATTGACAGGAGAACTTTTGAGAGAATGATCGAAGCGGTGTTGAGGAGGGAACACCATGAAGGTTCAGTATTCGTTCGAAAGAGAATTTGA
- a CDS encoding nitroreductase family protein produces the protein MSIIYRRRSIRKYQKKDVPDELVKEIIRAAMHAPSACNQQPWHFVVIRNEETKKKIAEIHPHAQMSAEAPVVILVCGDPTLEKCKGYWVQDCSAAVENLLLRATELGLGAVWCGVHPREERVKAFRELLGIPEHVVPFAIVPVGYPAEQPAQVDRFKPERIHYEKW, from the coding sequence ATGAGCATCATCTACAGGAGAAGGAGTATCAGAAAGTATCAGAAAAAGGATGTTCCGGACGAGCTGGTGAAAGAGATCATCCGTGCCGCCATGCACGCTCCTTCTGCGTGCAATCAACAACCGTGGCATTTCGTTGTTATCAGAAACGAAGAAACAAAAAAGAAAATCGCGGAGATCCACCCTCATGCACAAATGTCTGCAGAGGCGCCCGTTGTAATCCTTGTCTGTGGAGATCCCACACTTGAAAAATGCAAAGGCTACTGGGTCCAAGACTGCTCTGCCGCCGTGGAGAACCTTCTTCTGAGAGCGACAGAACTCGGTCTTGGAGCCGTGTGGTGTGGAGTTCATCCAAGAGAGGAAAGAGTGAAAGCCTTCAGAGAGCTTCTTGGAATACCCGAACATGTCGTTCCTTTCGCCATTGTTCCTGTGGGATACCCCGCAGAGCAACCTGCCCAGGTGGACAGGTTCAAGCCCGAAAGGATCCATTACGAAAAATGGTGA
- a CDS encoding FAD-dependent oxidoreductase, which yields MKYDVVVVGGGPAGLVAAFTTKRFFGDKKILVIKKTEKEMVPCGIPYIFHTLGSVENDYMGIEDRFKSAGIDLLIDEVVDGNPDEKKLLAKSGKEISYDKLIIATGSSPNTPKIPGVDLKDVFTVPKEADYLKLLHEKVKGAKDVVIIGGGFIGVEVADEIKKSGKNVTLVEIMDSLLPVSFDPDFGELARKELESDNVKVLTGRKVTEILGTEKVEGVKLDSGETIPADVVVLATGYRPNSELAKKLGLKVTELGFIETDEYMRTSKPDIFAAGDCVQHKDFLTGKPSRLMLASAAVFDARIAASNLYGLKVIRTNKGSLNAYSTVIGSKAFGSVGITERIAKEEGFEVVVGKAEAPDRHPGKFEDTSKLLVKLIFSEDSKILLGAQVCGGKSVGEIVNLISLGIQKGITANDLFTMQIGTHPLLTSAPTVYPLAKAAEMVL from the coding sequence ATGAAATACGATGTTGTTGTTGTCGGAGGCGGGCCAGCCGGTCTTGTGGCGGCGTTCACCACAAAGAGATTCTTTGGAGACAAAAAAATTCTCGTTATCAAGAAGACCGAGAAAGAAATGGTACCCTGTGGAATACCGTACATCTTTCATACTCTCGGCAGCGTGGAAAACGACTACATGGGAATTGAAGATCGCTTCAAAAGTGCGGGCATAGATCTTCTGATAGATGAAGTTGTCGATGGAAACCCCGATGAAAAAAAGCTTCTCGCTAAGAGTGGAAAAGAGATTTCTTACGACAAACTCATCATCGCAACCGGCTCTTCACCGAACACACCGAAGATACCAGGTGTGGATCTAAAAGATGTCTTCACCGTTCCAAAAGAAGCCGATTATCTTAAACTGTTGCACGAGAAGGTAAAGGGTGCTAAAGATGTGGTCATCATCGGAGGTGGTTTCATAGGAGTTGAGGTGGCCGATGAGATCAAAAAATCTGGGAAAAACGTCACCCTTGTGGAGATAATGGACAGTCTTCTTCCTGTGTCGTTCGATCCGGATTTTGGAGAACTCGCGAGAAAGGAACTCGAATCGGACAACGTCAAAGTCCTTACAGGAAGAAAAGTAACAGAGATCCTCGGAACGGAAAAAGTGGAGGGAGTAAAGCTGGACAGCGGAGAAACGATCCCGGCCGATGTGGTCGTGCTCGCAACGGGTTACAGACCAAATTCCGAACTCGCAAAGAAACTCGGACTCAAAGTGACAGAACTTGGTTTCATAGAAACAGATGAGTACATGAGAACTTCAAAACCAGACATCTTCGCTGCGGGTGACTGTGTGCAACACAAAGACTTCCTCACTGGAAAGCCTTCCAGACTTATGCTTGCCTCCGCTGCTGTTTTTGATGCCAGAATTGCAGCGTCCAATCTGTACGGTTTGAAGGTGATCAGGACAAACAAAGGTTCTCTGAACGCGTACTCAACCGTCATAGGAAGCAAAGCGTTCGGCTCTGTGGGAATAACGGAGAGAATAGCGAAGGAAGAAGGATTCGAAGTTGTCGTTGGAAAGGCGGAAGCACCGGACAGACACCCAGGAAAGTTCGAAGACACCTCAAAACTCCTGGTGAAACTTATCTTCTCAGAAGACAGCAAGATCCTGCTCGGTGCACAGGTGTGCGGTGGAAAGAGCGTCGGTGAGATAGTGAACCTAATAAGCCTCGGCATACAGAAAGGCATCACAGCGAACGATCTCTTCACCATGCAGATCGGAACACATCCACTTCTCACATCTGCTCCAACGGTGTATCCATTGGCGAAAGCGGCTGAAATGGTATTATAA
- a CDS encoding ABC transporter permease, with protein sequence MISVVSSVLSFIVLGALISILFKKSDVATNVAVILFTIMMFLTGVYFPVSFLPDYLRVVSYFLPVKYGVELIRYSLGFEIFPFSRYIITAVIMFLAGLMFVFYTASLVLRKED encoded by the coding sequence GTGATATCCGTCGTCAGTTCTGTTCTATCCTTCATCGTACTTGGAGCTTTGATATCAATTCTGTTCAAGAAATCCGATGTGGCAACGAATGTTGCTGTGATTCTCTTCACCATTATGATGTTTCTAACAGGTGTTTATTTTCCGGTCTCGTTCCTCCCTGATTATCTGAGAGTTGTCTCTTATTTCCTACCTGTGAAATATGGTGTGGAACTCATCAGGTACTCATTGGGCTTTGAGATATTTCCGTTCAGCAGGTACATTATCACCGCAGTGATCATGTTCTTAGCTGGTCTTATGTTTGTCTTTTACACCGCATCACTCGTTCTGAGAAAAGAGGACTAA
- a CDS encoding ABC transporter permease: MRHLVVSILKNDYFRTKSVLFWNFLFPILLYLILVSIFGDMSSNMNLRIGLVGESSLVESVFSHLPSGIEIIRTQNPERDLKYGKIDVCVILPENFDNLFTKAIIFSKTKISVPVEITILYAPERQESIVLANVVSNILESLDLQLRKVKEVEVEYRKKERQAINYSHYILPAVLLVGVMSVGLFTVPYQLALYREQGILKRILASPLRGHHYFFSIVVCGLFAMSITSASVTLFARFVYGVEFPINVSFLGGVLLSFLTFLSVSLLMVSLFKTFSALRAASQVFNQVFMFLGGFYFDVSGIPWPIKAVVLGNPATYLVDYLRGSFGYRTIYSNHFLVPIVWIVLSLVLFFLNWRRVMMVE, translated from the coding sequence ATGAGGCATCTTGTTGTTTCCATTCTGAAAAACGATTACTTCAGAACTAAGAGCGTTCTTTTTTGGAATTTCCTTTTTCCAATACTCCTCTATCTCATTCTCGTATCCATCTTCGGAGATATGTCTTCTAACATGAACCTGAGGATAGGACTTGTGGGAGAGAGTAGTTTGGTAGAGAGTGTGTTCAGCCATCTCCCATCCGGTATCGAGATCATCAGAACACAGAACCCTGAAAGAGACCTCAAATACGGAAAGATCGATGTTTGTGTGATTCTACCGGAGAACTTCGACAATCTCTTCACAAAAGCTATCATCTTTTCCAAAACGAAGATCTCTGTTCCTGTAGAGATCACCATTCTCTACGCTCCGGAGAGGCAGGAATCCATTGTCCTTGCGAACGTTGTTTCTAACATACTCGAGTCGCTCGACCTTCAACTAAGAAAGGTAAAGGAGGTAGAAGTGGAGTACAGAAAAAAAGAAAGGCAGGCTATCAATTACTCTCACTACATTCTTCCTGCCGTTCTTCTTGTGGGTGTGATGTCCGTCGGCCTCTTCACTGTTCCGTATCAGCTCGCTCTCTACAGAGAGCAGGGAATTTTGAAAAGAATCCTCGCTTCTCCACTGAGAGGTCATCACTACTTTTTCTCCATAGTCGTCTGCGGACTTTTTGCCATGTCCATCACTTCCGCTTCTGTGACGCTCTTTGCACGTTTTGTGTACGGAGTAGAGTTCCCCATCAATGTATCCTTCTTAGGCGGTGTGCTTCTTTCCTTTCTTACGTTTCTGAGTGTGTCTCTGCTCATGGTGTCTCTGTTCAAAACCTTCTCCGCTTTGAGAGCAGCTTCGCAGGTGTTCAACCAGGTGTTCATGTTCCTCGGAGGTTTTTACTTCGATGTCTCCGGAATTCCTTGGCCGATCAAAGCGGTTGTTCTTGGAAATCCTGCAACCTACTTGGTGGATTATCTGAGGGGATCTTTCGGATACAGAACGATTTACTCGAATCACTTTTTAGTGCCGATCGTGTGGATAGTACTCTCTTTAGTTCTCTTTTTTTTGAACTGGAGGAGGGTGATGATGGTTGAGTGA
- the lpdA gene encoding dihydrolipoyl dehydrogenase: protein MYDAVIIGGGPGGYVCAIKLVQLGKKVALVEKDALGGTCTNRGCIPTKAMLTVSHLMDEMKEKASKYGLKVSGVEYDVDTIMKHVQKSVMMSRKGIEYLLNKNGVEVFKGTAVVENKNTVVVQETGEKLEAKNLVLAHGSVPSVFSPFDIDGVWTSDDVFNLKEFPKSLVIIGGGVIGVEFATFFGSFGVDVTIVEIAEHILPYEDSDVAEEVKKALKRKGVKILEKTKVSSLSKVDDGFEVALENGETLKAEKVLLAAGRKPNIPEDVKALGVKIEKGVVTDSRMRTNVENVYAIGDIRSGIMLAHVAMYEGIVAAKNIAGEEEEMDYSAVPSIIFSSPEVASVGVREKDVNPEEVVISKFPVSANGRARTMLENIGFAKVIADKKDRTVLGMSIVSPSATDMIMEGVIAVKFRMKAEDLEKAIHPHPTLTETILGALEGVSGKPIHL, encoded by the coding sequence ATGTACGATGCGGTAATCATAGGAGGAGGACCCGGAGGTTACGTCTGCGCCATAAAACTTGTACAGCTTGGAAAGAAGGTCGCACTTGTCGAAAAAGATGCCCTCGGGGGAACCTGTACCAACAGGGGATGCATTCCAACGAAGGCGATGCTCACAGTCTCTCATCTCATGGATGAAATGAAAGAGAAAGCTTCAAAGTACGGCTTGAAAGTCTCAGGAGTCGAATACGACGTTGATACCATAATGAAACACGTTCAAAAGAGTGTGATGATGTCAAGAAAGGGAATAGAGTATCTGTTGAACAAGAACGGAGTTGAAGTCTTCAAAGGAACGGCCGTCGTGGAAAACAAGAACACGGTTGTCGTCCAAGAAACGGGAGAGAAACTGGAAGCAAAGAATCTTGTCCTCGCACACGGATCCGTTCCCTCCGTTTTTTCTCCCTTCGATATCGACGGAGTCTGGACGAGTGATGACGTGTTCAATTTGAAAGAATTTCCAAAGTCGCTTGTGATAATAGGCGGTGGTGTCATAGGTGTTGAATTCGCAACGTTCTTCGGTTCTTTCGGTGTGGATGTGACGATCGTGGAGATCGCAGAACACATCCTCCCTTACGAAGATTCGGATGTGGCAGAAGAAGTGAAAAAGGCCCTCAAAAGGAAAGGTGTTAAGATCCTGGAAAAAACAAAAGTTTCCTCCCTGAGCAAAGTCGATGACGGCTTTGAAGTCGCACTCGAAAATGGAGAAACCCTGAAGGCAGAAAAGGTCCTGCTCGCCGCAGGAAGAAAGCCCAACATACCGGAGGACGTGAAGGCTCTCGGAGTGAAGATAGAAAAAGGAGTCGTCACTGATAGCAGGATGAGAACGAACGTGGAAAACGTTTACGCGATAGGAGATATCAGAAGTGGAATCATGCTCGCTCATGTGGCCATGTACGAGGGAATAGTCGCTGCAAAGAACATCGCGGGAGAAGAGGAAGAAATGGATTACTCGGCCGTTCCGAGTATCATCTTCTCCTCTCCGGAAGTGGCATCTGTCGGTGTGAGAGAAAAAGACGTGAACCCCGAAGAAGTTGTGATCTCCAAGTTCCCGGTTTCTGCAAACGGAAGGGCAAGAACGATGCTTGAAAACATAGGGTTTGCCAAGGTCATAGCGGACAAGAAGGATAGAACAGTTCTCGGCATGAGCATCGTTTCACCATCGGCTACCGATATGATCATGGAAGGTGTCATAGCCGTGAAGTTCAGAATGAAAGCGGAAGATCTGGAGAAAGCCATTCACCCGCATCCAACGCTGACAGAAACCATCCTCGGGGCTCTTGAAGGGGTCTCAGGAAAACCCATTCATCTGTGA
- a CDS encoding anaerobic ribonucleoside-triphosphate reductase — MKVQYSFEREFEELMSDLLSKYGYEMFQMDGLGDQLDVVKFTEDFVRRGIIESTIDANANVRVTNISTYFIEISKPHTYLYSLYRIWQKMKEMFGKEVADEFVEAQINGAVYLHDRHHAALMPYCFAYTLQPIVEKGLPFIKTIKSEPAKHLSTFIQHVIQFVMFASNQSSGAVGLPDFFVWMWYFVKKDLEEGIIPRDKLDWYIEQHFQILTYSLNQPIRTTQSPYTNFTYLDRNYIKAIFEGERYPDGSLITDHVEDIIALQKHYWEWVSKERERQMFTFPVLTASLLYRDGKFLDEDSARFINKINMKWQDTNWYISDSIDAVASCCRLTSSTQTLKKFSLSSEEEEKLKGRMNSIGGSDLNIGSFKVITMNLPRIALESGGDREKYLQILRHRVQLIKKALAAVREIIKERISEGLLPLYENGLMLLNRQYGTIGVTGVWESASIMGLTTEDIDGLKYTEEGEVFVDNVLDTIREEAEKGYHEYGFTFNIEQVPAEKAAVTLAQKDRFLFGEKQPFEIYSNQWVPLMANTDVLNRIRYSGKWDKKVSGGAILHINLGESFKTEEESFNMVKMIADMGVMYFAFNTKISVCEDGHAFYGERCPACGKAKVDEYMRIVGYLVPVSAFNKERREIEYPRRQFYDSLTIRR, encoded by the coding sequence ATGAAGGTTCAGTATTCGTTCGAAAGAGAATTTGAAGAACTGATGAGTGATCTTCTTTCCAAGTACGGTTATGAGATGTTCCAGATGGACGGCCTCGGCGACCAGCTCGATGTGGTAAAGTTCACAGAAGACTTCGTGAGACGGGGAATCATCGAGTCCACGATCGACGCAAACGCGAACGTCAGGGTCACAAACATCAGTACTTACTTCATCGAGATATCTAAGCCGCACACGTACCTCTACTCGCTGTACAGGATCTGGCAAAAGATGAAGGAGATGTTCGGAAAAGAGGTCGCAGACGAGTTTGTTGAAGCGCAGATAAACGGTGCCGTCTATCTTCACGACAGACACCACGCAGCTCTCATGCCTTACTGTTTCGCCTACACCCTGCAGCCCATAGTGGAGAAGGGGCTTCCGTTCATAAAAACCATAAAATCCGAGCCCGCAAAGCACCTGTCCACATTCATTCAGCATGTCATTCAGTTCGTGATGTTCGCGTCCAACCAAAGCTCTGGTGCGGTTGGACTTCCTGACTTTTTCGTCTGGATGTGGTACTTCGTCAAGAAAGACCTCGAGGAAGGAATTATTCCTCGCGACAAACTCGACTGGTACATAGAACAGCATTTCCAGATACTCACCTACTCGCTGAACCAGCCCATCAGAACAACGCAGTCTCCGTACACGAACTTCACGTACCTCGACAGAAACTACATAAAAGCGATTTTCGAAGGGGAAAGATACCCAGATGGTTCTTTGATCACAGACCACGTGGAAGACATCATCGCTCTGCAGAAACACTACTGGGAGTGGGTGTCAAAGGAAAGAGAGCGCCAGATGTTCACTTTCCCTGTACTCACAGCAAGCCTTCTCTATAGAGACGGCAAGTTCCTCGACGAGGACAGCGCTCGCTTCATAAACAAAATCAACATGAAGTGGCAGGACACGAACTGGTACATCTCCGACTCAATAGACGCTGTGGCGTCCTGCTGCAGGCTCACATCGTCTACTCAAACTCTGAAGAAGTTCTCACTCTCGAGCGAAGAAGAAGAAAAACTGAAAGGAAGGATGAACTCTATCGGTGGATCGGACCTGAACATCGGATCCTTCAAAGTGATCACGATGAACCTTCCAAGAATCGCTCTTGAAAGCGGCGGAGACAGAGAAAAGTATCTTCAGATTCTCAGGCACCGCGTTCAGCTCATCAAAAAAGCCCTCGCCGCAGTCAGGGAGATCATAAAAGAGAGAATATCCGAAGGACTTCTTCCTCTCTACGAAAACGGTCTAATGCTTTTGAACAGACAGTACGGAACCATCGGTGTCACTGGTGTCTGGGAGAGCGCCTCGATCATGGGATTGACCACGGAAGACATCGACGGTCTGAAGTACACAGAAGAAGGAGAAGTGTTCGTAGACAACGTTTTGGACACCATCCGAGAAGAAGCGGAAAAGGGATACCATGAGTACGGCTTCACCTTCAACATAGAACAGGTACCCGCAGAGAAAGCGGCTGTGACTCTTGCTCAGAAAGACAGATTTCTCTTCGGTGAGAAACAGCCGTTCGAGATCTACTCCAACCAGTGGGTGCCTCTCATGGCGAACACGGATGTTCTCAACAGAATCCGCTACTCCGGAAAATGGGACAAAAAGGTGAGTGGAGGAGCGATTCTGCATATCAACCTCGGAGAATCTTTCAAGACGGAGGAAGAATCCTTCAACATGGTGAAAATGATCGCGGACATGGGTGTAATGTACTTTGCGTTCAACACGAAGATCAGCGTGTGTGAGGATGGACACGCGTTCTACGGGGAGAGATGCCCGGCCTGCGGAAAAGCCAAAGTAGATGAATACATGAGAATCGTAGGGTATCTCGTTCCGGTTTCCGCTTTCAACAAAGAAAGAAGAGAAATAGAGTATCCCAGAAGACAGTTCTACGATTCGCTGACAATCAGAAGGTGA
- a CDS encoding endonuclease III domain-containing protein → MRLTELYRKLLEIHGSVGKWWPGTPEEIAITAILTQNTNWKNVERVMENIKNAVKGNNLLKELDSLPEEKVAELIRPAGFFNIKTKRLKALLKFLKEYNYNLSRLRDLPTHILRERLLKIKGIGKETADAILLYALEKPIFVVDSYTRRLLKRIFNIELNDYDEVQRLFMTHYPEDVRLYQEFHGLIVEHAKKFCSKTPKCGVCPLKKECCHVSQMNGFS, encoded by the coding sequence ATGAGACTGACAGAACTCTACAGAAAGTTACTGGAAATACACGGATCGGTTGGGAAATGGTGGCCCGGAACACCTGAGGAAATCGCAATAACTGCCATCCTCACCCAGAACACGAACTGGAAGAACGTTGAACGTGTCATGGAAAACATCAAAAACGCAGTCAAAGGAAACAACCTGCTGAAAGAACTGGATTCTCTTCCCGAGGAGAAAGTAGCAGAGCTCATAAGACCAGCGGGGTTCTTCAACATCAAAACAAAGCGCCTCAAGGCACTGTTGAAATTTCTCAAAGAATACAACTACAATCTATCTCGTCTGAGAGATCTTCCAACACATATTTTACGAGAAAGACTCCTCAAAATAAAAGGCATCGGCAAAGAAACCGCCGATGCCATTCTGCTCTACGCCTTGGAAAAACCGATTTTCGTCGTTGACAGCTACACAAGAAGACTTTTGAAGAGAATCTTCAACATCGAACTGAACGACTACGACGAAGTGCAAAGGCTTTTCATGACTCACTATCCAGAGGATGTTCGTCTTTACCAGGAGTTTCACGGGCTTATCGTGGAACACGCGAAAAAATTTTGCAGCAAAACTCCGAAGTGCGGTGTCTGCCCTTTAAAGAAAGAGTGCTGCCATGTATCACAGATGAATGGGTTTTCCTGA